In Deltaproteobacteria bacterium, the genomic stretch GGCGGGTACGGCAGGTCGGATCCGTCACCTCGAAGGTGAACTTGCCGGCCACCACGTCCACCGACTGCGAGGTGTTCGACCCGCAGATGTTGGAGGGGTTGGTGTCGGAGGTGACGAACTCGACCACGAGGTCGTAGGTGCCGTCGTCGAGCGGAGCTCCGTTGACCCAGATCTCACCCTGGTAGATCAGGGGGATACCGTCGGGCATCTGGGCGGAGACGGGGCCGGCGGTCAGCGCCGCCAGCAGGGTGGCCGTGAGAAGAAGGCCATGGCGCATGTCGAACTTCATTGGGTGATCCCTCCACAAACCTGAATTCCACTGCCGGCCACGGGAGCGCAGCCCGCTCCGATCCGGCTTTCCATGATTCGCTTTTCCCTGATGCCCAGGGGCGCAGTCCGCTTCATGCCACCGAGGTGGCCCATGAGGCGGATGCAGAGACACTCGCCGCCCAGGGGATCGTCACCCCCCGCACGGCAGCGCACCGACTCCGAGTCCGCACAGCCGCAGGTGCCGTGCAGGGCGGTCATGTCGGTCTGGCCCGGGTCACAGGGAGTCAAGGTCACGCCGCCGTCGGTGCCGTCGGGCACGCAGTTCCCCGTGGCGGGCTCGCATGTCTCGCCCGGGTTGCAGGTGACGTTCTCGCAGGGGTCGGTGCCGCCGTCGATCACCCCCGCGACGCAGATCCCGGCCTCACAGTGCTGATCGGCCGGGCAGGCGTCGTTGGCCCCGCAGGGGCGGCCGGAGGGCTTCTCCGAGATCATCAGAGAGCACGCTCCGAGGAAGAGCGGAAGCAAGAGCAGACTCGCACGGCGCATCAGAAGGTCCCTCGCAAGACGACCACGCCCCCGCCCGGGATCGGCGCGGCGGACATGGAGAAGGCGTCTCTCTCGGCTGGCTCGCCCCCTCCCGAGGAGCCGCCACCCATGTCTCTAAGGAAGAGCCAGGTCGCGACCCCGACCCCCGCGGCGCCAACCACGTAGAAGATGTCGGCGGCCAGGGCCTGGCTCCGGGCCTGCTTCATGGCAGCCTCGTAGCCCGCGGTGTCGATCTGGGGGGTGTCGTGGGCCAGCTTCTCCTTGGACTTGGCCGAGAGCCCGAAGGCGATCCCGCCGACGATGCCGGCGGCGCCCGCCACGCCCGGATAGACCCCGACCGGGATCTTGGAGATGAAGCCCTTGTCGTCCTTCATCGTCTTGATCGGCTCACCCTTCGGCCCGCGCGGCCGGTTGGTGGCGTGCAGCTTGTCGAGGAGGGCCTCGATGCTGCGCCCGGCGCCCGGGGCGGTCGGCTTGAGGGCCGAGTCCTCGTGGGCGAAGTAGTGGCCGTCGGCGCCGAAGCGCGCGAGGGAGACCTTGGGCGGACCGGAGTCGGAGGGCTGCAGCACGATGATGGTCGCCTGCTCGGCGCCCGCCCACTGGGCCAGGGCCCCACCGGCGTCGGGGAACCCGCCGGCCCGGAAGGCGCCCCGGATGCGCTCGAGCTTACCGAGGAGCTCCTTGCCCTTCGGGGCCTCCTTGAGCTTGTAGCGGGCGATCTGCCCCGCCGCCGCCAGCTGCTTCTCCTGGGCGAAGGCGTAGCCGGTGGCGAACACCGAGACGATGTGGTTGCCCGGAGAGAGCTTCGGCACCTCGAGGGGCGTGACGCCCGCGTAGCGGCCATCGACGAAGACCCGCGCCGGCACCGGCGCCACCTGGACCTCGAGGGCCGTGGGCGGGGCCATCTCGGCGCTGCGGCGGGCGTCCTCGACGTGGCTCTCGATGTCCGGGGTCAGGCGGCTGGAGTCGAAGGCGTAGTCCGGCCGGAGCGTGTGCAGATCGATCAGCTGGTTGCGCGCCTCCGGCACCCTCCCCGCGTAGAAGAGCGCGAGCGCCCGCGCGGCGTAGGCGTCGAGGAGACCGTCGAGGTAGACGGTCAGATCCGCCTGCTCGAAGAGCTCGATCGCGGCTGCGAGGCGTCCGAGGGAGGCCTCGTAGTCCATCGCATCGTAGGCGTCGAGGCCGGCCTTGTACTCGGCCAGGGCCTTCTCGCCCTTCTCCTTCCGCAGGGCCACCTGATCACCGCGGGCGAACGCAGCGGCGTCGATGTAGACCAGGCGCTGGCTCCCCTCGGCCCAGGCGGCCACGTAGGCCTCGAGTGCGGCGGCTTCCCCTTGCAGGGAGCGATCGAGCGCAACGATGCCGAAGGTCTCTTTCGGCTGAGCCTCCGCTCTCGCCGACAGTCCAACCACCCCCAGCACCAAGATCGTCGTAAGTGCCCTCATGACCGGGCCACAATAGCAGAAAGCCGGGCGGCGCAAACCTTCGAACTCCGGGCGCTTTCACGCGCCGGGTGGATACCGGCCGCCCTGACCCCCCGAGATCAGAACTTGATGATCTTCGGAGGGTTGGCGCCCTCCTTGATCGTCACCGCCTCGAAGCGCTCCAGCCCGCTCGGGGGGTTCACGACCTTGATGTTGTGCTTTCCGACCGAGAGCTCGATGTTGCGGGCGGGGCTGCGGCCATGGTCCGTGCCGTCCACGTAGACCCGGCACCAGGGGATGCAGTTCACGCTGAGCAGGCCGGTGGCGCCGGAGGCGGCTGGCTTGGTGACGGTCTCCTTGGGCGGCCTCGGCCGCTTGGGGCGCTTCGGCCGCTTCGGGGGATCGTTCTCGGCCACCACCACCGGATCGGGCTCGGGCGGCGGCGGGGGGTCCTCGACCACCGGATCGGGCTCGGGGGGCGGCGGCGGGGGATCCTCGACCACCGGATCGGGCTCGGGCGGCGGGGGCGGCGGCTCGGCGACCACCGGATCGGGGTCGGGGGTGGGATCGGGGGCCGCGATCGGATCGGTGGGGGTGGGATCCGGTGCCTTCACGGGCTCGGGATCGGCCGGCTTCACCGGGTCCGAGGGTCGCACCAGGGGCTGGGGATCACGGGAATCGTCCGGCGTCGGGTCCCCGGAGAGCGCGAAGTAGCCGCCGACCCCGGCGAGGATCGCCACCGCTGCCCCGATGCCGATGATCTTCCCCATGGGGGAGGAGCTCGCCACCGGCTCGTCGTCGTCGTCGCCGAAGAACGCATCCTCGACGATCGGCTCCACGTCCTCGTCGAGGGCCGAGGGACGGATCTCGGAGATGTCCTTGATCCGGGTCGCCCCCTCGTCGGCGACCGGCGCCGGAGGGACGATCTCCGAGATGTCCTTGATGCGGGTCGCCCCCTCGTCGGCGGCCGCGGGCACCGCGGGGATCTCGGAGACCGAGGAGGGCGCGATCCGGGTGGACATGTCCTCCATCCCGGGATCGGCCGCGGGCGGAGGCGCCGCCTGCGGGGCGGGCGGCGGCGGGGCGGGCGCGGGGACCTCGGCCGCCGGGCCGGCCGCGGCGACCGCCGCAGGGGCGGGCGCGGGCGCGGGCGCAGGCGCCGAGGGCACGGGCGCCCCGGGGTTGCTGGCGAACTCGGCGGCCGCCTTCTTCGGGAAGGCGAGCTTCTCCTTGATGTGTTCCTCACCGAAGAGGTGGTTGAGGAACTGCTTGAGCTGGACGTGCGAGGGCGCGTAGGTCCGCTGCGCCAGGAAGTCGTCGATCGCCTCCCGCATCGCCTGGGCCGAGGGGAAGCGGGCGTCGACGTCGCGCTCGAGCGCGCGCAGGATGATCGCCTCGAGCTCCTCGGGGAGGCTCGGCTGCAGCTGCCGCGGAGGCTTGATCTCCTCCTCGGTGACGGCGAGGAGCATCGCGAGCTGGTTGTCGCGCTGGAAGACCCGCACGCCGGTGACCATCTCGTAGAGCAGCGCCCCGAGGGCGAAGACGTCGGAGCGGGCGTCCACCAGCTTTCCCCGGGCCTGCTCCGGGGACATGTACATGAACTTGCCCTTCACCATGCCCGCCTCGGTCTTCACGATCTTGCCGGCGGCCTTGGCGATGCCGAAATCGAGCACCTTCACCGAGCCCTGGTAGGTGACCAGGATGTTCGAGGGAGAGATGTCCCGGTGGACGATCCCCAGGGGCTCTCCGGTCTCACCGGTGAGGGTGTGGGCGTAGTGCAGGCCCTCGCAGGAGAGCGACGCGATCACCGCAGCGATCTGGGGCGGCATGACGCGGCGCTTCTTCCGCAGCAGGCGGAGGATGGAGGAGAGGTCCTCTCCCCCCAGGTACTCCATCGCCAGGAAGTAGGTCCCCTGCTCCTCACCGAAGTCGAAGACCTGCACGACGTTCGGATGAGAGAGCTGCGCCGCGAGGCGCGCCTCGTCCAGGAACATGTGGATGAACTCGTCGTCCTGGGCCAGGTGACCTAGCACCCGCTTCACCACGACGGTCTTCCCGAAGCCAGCGGGTCCTTCCTGCCTGGCAAGGAAGATCTCCGCCATTCCCCCCTGGGCGAGGGGGGTCAGCAGCTTGTATCGCCCTACGGTGTCCGGACCTTCCATTGCACCCGCCAGTCTACAGATCGCACGGAAGGCGGGTCAAAGATCCCGGGTCAACTTCAGTGCAGGTCGCTCGCCGGAGGCACCGGGACGAACTCGCCCCAGCCATGGCGGGCAGCGTAGGATTCGTACACGCCCTGGCAGGTGGGCTCGTAGCGGCAGCCCCCGCAGGGCTCACCCTTGACCCGCCCCTGGGCGTCGATCCGGCCGGCCTCCAGGATCCGGAAGCGGCCGTCGGCCGAGGTCTTCCCGACGCTCCGGGCCAGGGGCGAGGGGGAGCCGTCCTCGACCTCGAAGGAGGTGTACTCGGCCAGCTTCCGGACGTGGTGCGGCTCGAACTCGACGGTGATGCAGGGGGGCAGATTGGCCAGCTCGAGCTCCGTGCCCGGCGCGAGCCCCTCGGCCAGGATCGCCCGGATCTGCCCCTGGAGCTGCTCGTAGGAGGGAAAGAGCTCGTCCATCGCCAGCAGCACCCGCCCCCGCGCGGCCAGGCCGTCGAGGCGGACGGCGGAGACCCCCATCCCGGCCAGGAGGCCATAGAGCTCGCCCAGGCGATCGACGTTGGGGCGGACCACCACGGTGCTGGTGCAGATCCGGGTCTCGTCGTCGGCGCCGGCCAGCAGCGCCCGGAGCCCCGCCACGGTCTGGTCGAAGGCCCCCTCCCGGCCGACCAGGCGATCGTGCAGCTCGGCGTCGGGGCCATGGAGCCCCACCAGGAAGGCGTTGAAGCCGGCGTCCAGGAGGTCCCGGGCGTAGCCCGGCGACCCCAGCCGCCGGCCGTTGGTCATCAGCCCGATCCGCCCGTAGCCGAGCTCGCGGGCCTGCTGCCCCAGGGCGGGCAGCTCCTCGAGGAGCGTGGGCTCGCCGGAGGTGAAGTAGACCTCGGGCGTCCCCTGATGGGCCTCGAGGAGCTCCCGGGTGCGGGACTCGGTCATGGCGGCGTTGACCACGAAGCGGAGCTCCCGATCGTCCTCCACGCAGAAGACGCAGTCGTTGTTGCACAGGGGGCCCACGTGGAGGTGGATCCGCTCCGGGCGGGAGTTCTGGGGGGGGAGATCCTTCATGGCCTCGGAGCCCATTGTAGACCGCCCGATCCGGGGAGCCAGCCGGAGGGGGCCGCCGGCCTCCTGTCCGAGAAGAGGAGGATCTGCCTTGAAAGTCGCGGGACCGGCGGGTTAGGATTGGGGCCCAGGGTGAGCTCCCTTCACCCGACCAAGTGGGAGGCAGCAACATGTCCAGGTACGACCGTCGATCCGTCCTGAAGCTGATTGGCCTTGGTGCCGTCGCCGCCGGTACCGGCGTCGCCGCGAAGTCCGCAGTGGCCAGCACCGTGACCCAATCTTCGAACCTGGATCTCGGGCTCGCGTCGGTTCCGACCGCGGCGCCGACCGCGGTCGCCGCCCAGGCGCCCGAGGCCGTGGCCGTGGACGAGAGCTCGCCCTGGTGGCTGATCGCCCCCTACGGCGTGAACAGCAAGGTGGCCCTCTCCGAGATCCGTCACCTCCAGCACTCCCAGAGCGGCGCGGTCTTCGCGTTCCTCGTGGCCAGTAACGGCAAGCCCTACCGGATCGACATCTGCCGTCACGAC encodes the following:
- a CDS encoding PEGA domain-containing protein, with protein sequence MVGLSARAEAQPKETFGIVALDRSLQGEAAALEAYVAAWAEGSQRLVYIDAAAFARGDQVALRKEKGEKALAEYKAGLDAYDAMDYEASLGRLAAAIELFEQADLTVYLDGLLDAYAARALALFYAGRVPEARNQLIDLHTLRPDYAFDSSRLTPDIESHVEDARRSAEMAPPTALEVQVAPVPARVFVDGRYAGVTPLEVPKLSPGNHIVSVFATGYAFAQEKQLAAAGQIARYKLKEAPKGKELLGKLERIRGAFRAGGFPDAGGALAQWAGAEQATIIVLQPSDSGPPKVSLARFGADGHYFAHEDSALKPTAPGAGRSIEALLDKLHATNRPRGPKGEPIKTMKDDKGFISKIPVGVYPGVAGAAGIVGGIAFGLSAKSKEKLAHDTPQIDTAGYEAAMKQARSQALAADIFYVVGAAGVGVATWLFLRDMGGGSSGGGEPAERDAFSMSAAPIPGGGVVVLRGTF
- a CDS encoding serine/threonine protein kinase; this translates as MEGPDTVGRYKLLTPLAQGGMAEIFLARQEGPAGFGKTVVVKRVLGHLAQDDEFIHMFLDEARLAAQLSHPNVVQVFDFGEEQGTYFLAMEYLGGEDLSSILRLLRKKRRVMPPQIAAVIASLSCEGLHYAHTLTGETGEPLGIVHRDISPSNILVTYQGSVKVLDFGIAKAAGKIVKTEAGMVKGKFMYMSPEQARGKLVDARSDVFALGALLYEMVTGVRVFQRDNQLAMLLAVTEEEIKPPRQLQPSLPEELEAIILRALERDVDARFPSAQAMREAIDDFLAQRTYAPSHVQLKQFLNHLFGEEHIKEKLAFPKKAAAEFASNPGAPVPSAPAPAPAPAPAAVAAAGPAAEVPAPAPPPPAPQAAPPPAADPGMEDMSTRIAPSSVSEIPAVPAAADEGATRIKDISEIVPPAPVADEGATRIKDISEIRPSALDEDVEPIVEDAFFGDDDDEPVASSSPMGKIIGIGAAVAILAGVGGYFALSGDPTPDDSRDPQPLVRPSDPVKPADPEPVKAPDPTPTDPIAAPDPTPDPDPVVAEPPPPPPEPDPVVEDPPPPPPEPDPVVEDPPPPPEPDPVVVAENDPPKRPKRPKRPRPPKETVTKPAASGATGLLSVNCIPWCRVYVDGTDHGRSPARNIELSVGKHNIKVVNPPSGLERFEAVTIKEGANPPKIIKF
- a CDS encoding radical SAM protein, which codes for MKDLPPQNSRPERIHLHVGPLCNNDCVFCVEDDRELRFVVNAAMTESRTRELLEAHQGTPEVYFTSGEPTLLEELPALGQQARELGYGRIGLMTNGRRLGSPGYARDLLDAGFNAFLVGLHGPDAELHDRLVGREGAFDQTVAGLRALLAGADDETRICTSTVVVRPNVDRLGELYGLLAGMGVSAVRLDGLAARGRVLLAMDELFPSYEQLQGQIRAILAEGLAPGTELELANLPPCITVEFEPHHVRKLAEYTSFEVEDGSPSPLARSVGKTSADGRFRILEAGRIDAQGRVKGEPCGGCRYEPTCQGVYESYAARHGWGEFVPVPPASDLH